Proteins encoded in a region of the Neoarius graeffei isolate fNeoGra1 chromosome 3, fNeoGra1.pri, whole genome shotgun sequence genome:
- the erlec1 gene encoding endoplasmic reticulum lectin 1, with protein MRGLGLCVVCFGALQLYIGASAHRGASHLFTDEIPFKINWPGEHFTLPASGALYEEDNYLIMTTAEKEKYKCLLPSLSRGDEDEEEYTGHSPAVLLAPLFKQSSCSYRIESYWSYEVCHGKHVRQYHEEKETGQKVSLQEYYLGSMTSKNTDSSADSEHSKVADAASERPDFNIEVPTKNIEGQLTPYYAVEMGNGTPCLLKQNKPRSASVLYVCHPEAKHEILSIAEVTTCEYEVVVLTPLLCAHPKYRFKSSPVNAIFCQALAGSPLRPHSFSQLDQQQEELLRPPFSPPTEREDDTSPVREEAFTSTHKPIAVAGHTQVTVSTTHISRLTDEQLIREFLSGSYCLHGGVGWWKYEFCYGKHVHQYHEDKEQGKSIVVVGTWNHAEHLEWSKKNVARTYQLKEEGTQKVKVVSHFYGHGDVCDLTGKPRQVVVKLKCKESESPHAVVVYLLEPQTCQYILGVESPVICKVLDTADENGLLSLPS; from the exons ATGCGTGGACTTGGCttgtgtgtggtgtgttttggTGCGCTGCAGCTGTATATCGGAGCTTCTGCACATCGAGGAGCCTCGCATTTATTCACAGATGAGATCCCTTTCAAAATCAACTGGCCCGGGGAACATTTCACCTTG CCAGCATCCGGAGCCCTTTATGAAGAAGATAACTACCTTATTATGACCACTGCAGAAAAGGAGAAATACAAGTGCTTATTGCCTTCTTTGTCTAGAGGAGATGAG GATGAGGAGGAGTATACAGGACACAGCCCAGCTGTTCTACTTGCACCGTTATTCAAACAAAGCAGTTGCTCATACAGG ATTGAGTCTTACTGGTCCTATGAGGTGTGCCATGGTAAACATGTGAGGCAGTATCATGAGGAAAAGGAAACTGGTCAG AAAGTGAGCCTACAGGAGTATTACCTGGGCAGCATGACCAGCAAAAACACAGATTCTTCAGCag actcTGAGCATAGTAAAGTAGCGGATGCTGCCAGTGAAAGACCAGACTTCAACATTGAG GTGCCAACTAAGAATATAGAAGGCCAGCTGACTCCTTATTACGCAGTGGAGATGGGGAATGGGACCCCATGTTTGTTGAAACAGAATAAGCCTCGTTCTGCCTCTGTGCTGTACGTGTGTCACCCAGAGGCAAAACATGAGATCCTTTCCATTGCTGAAGTGACAACCTGCGAGTATGAAGTGGTGGTGCTCACCCCACTGCTCTGTGCTCATCCTAAATATAG GTTCAAGTCATCACCAGTGAATGCCATCTTTTGCCAGGCGCTGGCAGGCTCTCCACTCCGGCCCCACAGCTTCTCCCAACTGGACCAGCAGCAGGAGGAGCTGCTTAGGCCACCCTTCAGCCCTCCCACTGAGCGAGAG GACGACACATCACCTGTGCGGGAAGAGGCCTTTACCTCTACCCACAAACCCATAGCAGTAGCTGGACACACCCAGGTGACAGTGAGCACCACTCACATATCTCGTCTGACTGATGAGCAGCTCATAAGGGAATTTCTGAGTGGCTCGTACTGTCTACATGGG GGTGTTGGATGGTGGAAATATGAATTCTGCTATGGAAAGCATGTTCATCAGTATCATGAG GACAAAGAACAAGGGAAGAGTATTGTCGTGGTTGGCACTTGGAATCACGCTGAGCATTTAGAGTGGTCCAAGAAGAACGTGGCGCGCACCTACCAGCTTAAAGAAGAGGGAACCCAGAAAGTGAA GGTGGTGTCCCACTTCTATGGCCATGGAGATGTGTGTGACCTCACAGGAAAGCCAAGACAGGTTGTTGTGAAGCTCAA GTGTAAGGAATCGGAGTCTCCTCATGCTGTTGTTGTGTATCTCTTGGAACCCCAGACCTGCCAATATATTCTTGGG GTGGAGTCTCCGGTGATCTGTAAGGTCTTGGACACAGCTGATGAGAATGGCCTTCTTTCCCTCCCTAGCTAG
- the gpr75 gene encoding probable G-protein coupled receptor 75, giving the protein MNSTAWPLDLADFAGSQAFNSTLGQPPVSGWALIHTATLASCSLILILIFCLGSYGNLVVFLSFFDPAFRKFRTNFDFMILNLSFCDLFICCVTAPMFALILFLDIGDSGGGVSKGFCFAFHLTSSGFIIMSLETVAVIALHRLRMVLGQQPNHAASFPCTLSLTALLWTSSFTLAALVTLRAYPRSAGPCLPHFGLTGNRAKVVLYVYLADFAFCVGVVSMSYLMIAQALRKNALVRKCSVIMVGATRPPAAPPAFITAGFEGIQCAVQVPSLYRNQTYNKLQHVQTHPFTKCTSQALVPRAATHATCCQLVSNLSTAKDSKAVVTCVVIVISVLLCCLPMGVALAQDVLSPENSFIHYQFELCGFALIFLKSGINPFVYSRNSAGLRRRVLCFLQWLAFGSFCCKHKTRLHAMGKGNLEVNRNKSSHHETNSAYMLSPKPQRRLVDQACGPSHSRNSVPSMRATTESKSHPPSTSTPINTRIEPYYSIYNSSPSDGPSSPNSLKPMNSQTTGFAKNFMVMHYHIHQEALQDFDSTSAHQIPTPSV; this is encoded by the coding sequence ATGAACAGCACTGCATGGCCTTTGGACCTGGCAGATTTTGCTGGGAGCCAGGCCTTTAACAGCACTCTTGGACAGCCTCCTGTCAGCGGCTGGGCCTTGATCCACACAGCGACTCTGGCCTCCTGCTCTCTTATACTCATCCTTATCTTCTGCCTGGGTTCTTATGGCAACTTGGTGGTGTTCCTGTCCTTCTTTGACCCAGCATTCCGCAAGTTCCGTACCAATTTTGACTTTATGATCCTGAACCTGTCCTTCTGTGACCTGTTCATCTGCTGCGTTACTGCACCCATGTTTGCTCTTATTCTTTTCCTGGACATTGGGGACAGTGGAGGTGGTGTATCAAAAGGCTTCTGCTTTGCCTTTCATCTCACTAGCTCAGGTTTCATCATCATGTCTTTGGAAACGGTGGCAGTCATTGCCCTGCATCGGTTACGCATGGTATTAGGTCAGCAGCCAAACCATGCTGCATCCTTCCCATGCACTTTGTCCCTCACTGCCCTACTGTGGACTTCTAGCTTCACCCTGGCAGCATTGGTCACATTAAGAGCCTACCCAAGGAGCGCCGGTCCCTGCCTGCCTCACTTTGGTCTTACGGGGAATCGGGCAAAAGTGGTGTTGTATGTGTACCTTGCAGATTTTGCCTTTTGTGTGGGTGTTGTGTCCATGTCATATCTTATGATTGCACAAGCATTGCGAAAGAATGCCCTGGTACGGAAGTGTTCTGTTATCATGGTGGGTGCCACACGTCCCCCAGCCGCTCCTCCAGCCTTCATTACTGCTGGATTTGAGGGCATACAGTGTGCTGTCCAGGTGCCCTCACTATATCGTAACCAGACCTACAATAAGCTTCAGCATGTTCAGACACACCCATTTACAAAGTGTACCAGTCAGGCACTAGTTCCCAGGGCTGCCACACATGCTACCTGCTGTCAGTTGGTTTCCAACCTGTCCACAGCCAAGGATTCCAAGGCTGTAGTAACATGTGTGGTCATAGTCATATCTGTGCTTCTCTGTTGCCTACCCATGGGTGTGGCTTTGGCACAGGATGTTTTGTCACCAGAGAATAGCTTCATTCACTACCAGTTTGAGCTATGTGGATTTGCTCTGATCTTTCTCAAATCAGGCATAAACCCATTTGTTTACTCCAGGAACAGTGCTGGCCTGCGACGCCGTGTGCTCTGCTTCCTCCAGTGGCTGGCATTTGGCTCCTTCTGCTGCAAGCACAAGACCCGTTTGCATGCCATGGGCAAGGGAAACCTGGAGGTAAACCGCAATAAATCCTCACACCATGAAACCAACTCAGCCTATATGCTCTCGCCAAAGCCTCAGAGGAGGCTGGTGGACCAGGCATGTGGGCCTAGCCATTCTCGGAACAGCGTACCCAGTATGCGTgccaccactgaaagcaaatcccATCCTCCTAGCACCTCCACACCTATCAACACCCGCATAGAGCCCTACTATAGCATCTATAACAGCAGTCCCTCGGATGGACCCAGTTCTCCCAACAGCCTAAAACCAATGAACTCTCAGACCACAGGCTTTGCAAAGAACTTCATGGTCATGCATTATCACATCCACCAGGAGGCACTGCAGGACTTTGATAGTACCTCAGCCCATCAGATCCCCACACCCTCAGTGTGA